Proteins from a single region of Deltaproteobacteria bacterium:
- the msrP gene encoding protein-methionine-sulfoxide reductase catalytic subunit MsrP, whose product MLIKRPADIKSSEITDKELYLNRRQFIRTASLGAAGLGTGLLAPGLLGSVGTAWGATKLENVTKGNYATDEPQTPLKDITSYNNFYEFGTDKGDPKRHSGSLKTRPWTVEVEGEVHKPGTFDIEELLKMPLEERVYRMRCVEAWSMVIPWIGFELSHLIKAVEPTNNAKYIQFVTLYDAEQMPGQRRGILDWPYTEGLRMDEAMNPLTIMGVGLYGEVMPNQNGAPIRLVVPWKYGFKSGKSIVKIRFVEEEPPTSWNMAAPQEYGFYSNVNPTVNHPRWSQASERRIGDFFRRKTLMFNGYEEQVAHLYKGMDLKKLY is encoded by the coding sequence ATGCTGATCAAGAGGCCCGCGGACATCAAGAGCAGTGAGATCACGGACAAGGAGCTGTATCTCAACCGCCGCCAGTTCATTCGAACCGCGTCGTTGGGAGCGGCGGGCCTGGGCACGGGGCTTCTGGCTCCCGGCCTGCTCGGTTCCGTGGGCACGGCCTGGGGCGCCACCAAGCTCGAGAACGTCACCAAGGGCAACTACGCCACCGACGAGCCGCAGACGCCGCTCAAGGACATCACGAGCTACAACAACTTCTACGAGTTCGGCACGGACAAGGGGGACCCGAAGCGGCATTCCGGGAGCCTCAAGACCCGGCCGTGGACGGTGGAAGTCGAAGGCGAAGTGCACAAGCCCGGGACCTTCGACATCGAGGAACTGCTGAAGATGCCGCTGGAGGAGCGCGTCTACCGGATGCGCTGCGTGGAGGCGTGGTCCATGGTGATCCCGTGGATCGGGTTCGAGCTGAGCCACCTGATCAAGGCGGTGGAGCCCACCAACAACGCCAAGTACATCCAGTTCGTCACCCTTTACGATGCCGAGCAGATGCCCGGTCAGCGCCGGGGCATCCTCGACTGGCCGTACACCGAGGGGTTGCGCATGGACGAGGCCATGAATCCGCTGACGATCATGGGCGTGGGACTCTACGGCGAGGTGATGCCCAACCAGAACGGCGCGCCCATCCGCCTGGTGGTGCCGTGGAAATACGGGTTCAAGAGCGGCAAGTCCATCGTCAAGATCCGCTTCGTGGAGGAGGAGCCGCCCACGTCATGGAACATGGCCGCCCCCCAGGAGTACGGCTTCTACTCCAATGTGAATCCCACGGTGAACCACCCGCGCTGGAGCCAGGCGAGCGAGCGCCGCATCGGCGATTTCTTCCGGCGCAAGACACTCATGTTCAACGGCTACGAGGAGCAGGTGGCGCATCTCTACAAGGGGATGGACCTGAAGAAACTCTACTGA
- a CDS encoding aminotransferase class IV yields the protein MHEKIVYLNGSFVPESEAKVSVLDMGFHAGDGVYDVTRTFRHQPFKLKEHNDRLFRSLKYTRIDCGMTQDEMEAAALEVIERNKDLLGPDDDYAVWQVVSRGERSSKGGRAKGNATVAIYCHDVDFTGFCRHYVEGVPIIVPATRRIPPQCLESKAKITNKMNHIIATFEARQADPKAIPLMLDLDGNIAESNAHNFFAVIGGKVYTPGSKNVLGGITRAVLGELAGPLDLEVEEANLTPYDCLNADEAFLTSTSPTIVPIKSINGVGFPYDAPGPVTVRLLKGWSNLVGVDIVAQAIDHMEEEKDELMAAWNEKQAALGL from the coding sequence ATGCATGAGAAGATCGTCTATCTGAACGGCAGCTTCGTGCCCGAAAGCGAGGCCAAGGTGTCGGTGCTCGACATGGGGTTCCACGCCGGCGACGGCGTCTACGACGTGACCCGCACGTTCCGGCACCAGCCGTTCAAGCTGAAGGAGCACAACGACCGGCTGTTCCGCTCGTTGAAGTACACGCGCATCGACTGCGGCATGACCCAGGACGAGATGGAAGCCGCGGCGCTGGAAGTGATCGAGCGCAACAAGGACCTCCTGGGTCCGGACGACGACTATGCCGTGTGGCAGGTGGTGAGCAGGGGAGAGCGGTCTTCGAAGGGTGGACGGGCCAAGGGGAATGCCACCGTTGCGATCTACTGCCACGATGTGGACTTCACCGGGTTCTGCCGCCACTACGTCGAGGGCGTCCCCATCATCGTGCCCGCCACCCGGCGCATTCCGCCCCAGTGCCTGGAGTCCAAGGCCAAGATCACCAACAAGATGAACCACATCATCGCCACCTTCGAGGCCCGGCAGGCGGACCCCAAGGCCATCCCGCTGATGCTGGACCTCGACGGCAACATCGCCGAGAGCAACGCCCACAACTTCTTCGCGGTCATCGGCGGGAAGGTCTACACCCCCGGCTCCAAGAACGTCCTGGGCGGCATCACCCGGGCCGTGCTCGGGGAGTTGGCGGGACCGCTGGACCTGGAGGTGGAGGAGGCCAACCTGACTCCCTATGATTGTCTGAACGCCGATGAGGCGTTTCTGACCAGCACCAGCCCCACCATCGTGCCCATCAAGAGCATCAACGGCGTCGGCTTTCCGTATGACGCCCCCGGCCCCGTGACCGTGCGCCTCCTCAAGGGGTGGTCCAATCTCGTGGGCGTGGACATCGTCGCTCAGGCCATCGACCACATGGAGGAGGAGAAGGACGAGTTGATGGCGGCATGGAACGAGAAGCAGGCGGCGCTGGGGCTGTAG
- a CDS encoding DUF368 domain-containing protein, whose amino-acid sequence MAATNRPARGLKHYLYVAFSGLTMGAADVVPGVSGGTMAFIMGVYEELVDALKTFNWRLLLMLVRLRFREAVAAVPWRFLAVLGAGIAAAVLVLAGPVGWLLDHHPVPLFAFFLGMVLASMATVAARLRWSATAVLCLLLGTAAAWWLVGLVPREMPHDAVTLFLSGAAAITAMMLPGISGSFILLILGQYEFTIDAVRDRDFLAILPLVKGAICGILPFVRILSWLLRRHYQITIALLIGFMAGSLRKIWPFKGAVPGQGEGSAFREINVLPAVDGAFWLAAGLCVLGFLLVLGLNRMAQTKGLDLDRKIS is encoded by the coding sequence GTGGCCGCCACCAACCGCCCGGCCCGCGGGCTGAAACATTATCTCTACGTTGCCTTCTCCGGCCTGACCATGGGCGCCGCCGACGTCGTCCCCGGCGTCTCCGGCGGCACCATGGCGTTCATCATGGGCGTCTACGAGGAACTCGTGGACGCCCTCAAGACGTTCAACTGGCGGCTGCTGCTCATGCTGGTGCGCCTGCGCTTCCGCGAGGCGGTGGCCGCCGTTCCCTGGCGTTTCCTGGCGGTGCTCGGCGCCGGCATCGCCGCCGCCGTCCTGGTCCTGGCCGGGCCCGTGGGCTGGCTGCTGGACCACCATCCGGTGCCGCTGTTCGCCTTCTTCCTGGGAATGGTCCTGGCCAGCATGGCGACCGTGGCCGCGCGGTTGCGCTGGTCCGCGACCGCCGTGCTGTGCCTGCTGCTGGGCACCGCGGCCGCCTGGTGGCTGGTGGGGCTTGTCCCCAGGGAGATGCCCCACGACGCCGTGACCCTCTTCCTGAGCGGGGCCGCCGCCATCACCGCGATGATGCTGCCCGGAATCTCCGGCTCCTTCATCCTCCTGATCCTGGGCCAGTACGAGTTCACCATCGACGCCGTCCGTGACCGGGACTTTCTCGCCATCCTGCCGCTGGTCAAGGGCGCCATCTGCGGCATCCTGCCGTTCGTGCGTATCCTGAGCTGGCTCCTGCGCCGCCACTACCAGATCACCATCGCGCTCCTCATCGGCTTCATGGCCGGCTCGCTGCGGAAGATCTGGCCCTTCAAGGGGGCGGTGCCGGGGCAGGGCGAGGGATCGGCCTTCCGGGAAATCAACGTGCTGCCGGCGGTGGACGGTGCCTTCTGGCTGGCGGCGGGTCTGTGTGTCCTTGGGTTTCTGTTGGTGCTCGGCTTGAACCGGATGGCTCAGACAAAAGGGCTGGACCTTGACCGGAAAATCAGCTAA
- a CDS encoding type II toxin-antitoxin system VapC family toxin: protein MIDTSVLIEFERGRLNLEPYLSGRGQEEFFLSMITASELLHGVHRAVDSQIRMKRSVFVEALLERFPLLPVDLAIARTHAQVWADLAGAGKMIGPNDLWIAATALAHGLTMVTADVREFDRVPGLVVEECR from the coding sequence TTGATCGATACGAGCGTCCTGATCGAATTCGAGCGGGGCCGTCTCAACCTGGAACCCTACCTTAGCGGGCGCGGACAGGAAGAGTTCTTCCTCTCAATGATCACGGCCAGCGAGCTTCTCCACGGCGTCCATCGCGCCGTAGATTCACAGATTCGCATGAAACGGTCTGTGTTTGTCGAAGCGTTGCTGGAGCGGTTTCCGTTGCTGCCTGTAGATCTGGCGATCGCACGAACACACGCCCAGGTTTGGGCAGATCTGGCCGGAGCAGGGAAGATGATCGGCCCGAATGATCTTTGGATAGCTGCTACGGCGCTGGCGCACGGCCTGACGATGGTCACGGCCGATGTCCGCGAGTTCGACCGGGTACCGGGTTTGGTCGTCGAGGAGTGCAGATGA
- a CDS encoding TRAP transporter substrate-binding protein: MIRDSLCRVGQSRNGERAGGRTHDGWKAMGWMIRLAAGLVLVVGAAQVAHAGERWNMPTAYAETNYHTETAKLFAEAVGICTGGTLEITVHANGSLYQGDEIKRAVETGRAAIGERFLSAHQGENAVFGFDSVPFLATSFEASERLWHAAKDRLAQVLAGQNLVLLYSVPWPPQGMYFKGAIESVADMEGIRFRANNEATARLAAHAGMPAVQVEAAMLRAALADGTAEAFISSGATGYDRQVWDYVSHFYDARAWMPRNYVFANKDAFAALAAGARNCLRATALLAEAAGTTRARELTDWYLAQLTANGMSVKAPGKRLAADLAAIGATMAAEWAKAAGSEGAAIIAAFEPE, from the coding sequence ATGATCCGTGACTCCCTGTGCCGCGTGGGACAATCCCGGAACGGCGAACGAGCCGGGGGGCGCACGCACGACGGGTGGAAGGCCATGGGATGGATGATCCGACTGGCCGCCGGCCTGGTGTTGGTCGTCGGCGCGGCACAGGTGGCGCACGCGGGCGAGCGCTGGAACATGCCGACGGCCTATGCGGAAACCAACTACCACACCGAGACCGCCAAACTCTTCGCCGAGGCGGTGGGCATCTGCACCGGCGGAACGCTGGAGATCACGGTTCACGCCAACGGGTCGCTCTACCAGGGCGACGAGATCAAACGCGCGGTCGAGACCGGCCGGGCGGCCATCGGCGAGCGCTTTCTAAGCGCACACCAGGGCGAGAACGCCGTGTTCGGCTTCGACTCGGTACCCTTCCTGGCGACGTCCTTCGAGGCATCCGAACGGCTCTGGCACGCGGCGAAAGACCGGCTCGCCCAGGTTCTGGCCGGCCAGAACCTGGTGCTGCTGTACTCGGTGCCCTGGCCGCCGCAGGGGATGTACTTCAAAGGCGCGATCGAGAGCGTCGCGGACATGGAAGGAATCAGGTTCCGCGCCAACAACGAGGCCACCGCGAGGCTCGCCGCCCACGCCGGGATGCCGGCGGTGCAGGTCGAGGCGGCGATGCTGCGGGCGGCGCTGGCGGACGGCACGGCGGAGGCCTTCATCTCATCAGGCGCCACCGGGTACGACCGCCAGGTCTGGGACTACGTCAGCCACTTCTACGACGCCCGTGCCTGGATGCCGCGCAACTACGTGTTCGCGAACAAGGACGCCTTCGCGGCGCTCGCCGCAGGCGCCCGGAACTGCCTGCGGGCGACGGCGCTGCTGGCGGAGGCGGCGGGAACGACGCGTGCCCGCGAGCTTACCGACTGGTATCTGGCGCAACTCACGGCCAACGGCATGAGCGTAAAGGCACCGGGCAAGCGGCTCGCCGCCGACCTCGCGGCCATTGGCGCCACCATGGCGGCCGAGTGGGCGAAAGCCGCCGGCAGCGAGGGCGCCGCGATCATCGCCGCCTTCGAACCCGAGTAG
- a CDS encoding sialate O-acetylesterase, with the protein MDIFLLMGQSNMAGRGLLEDVEPIRDERIRVFQDGTWAIAEEPLHHDRPTAGIGLAMSFARTVLDAPPGTAIGLVPRAVGSTPLERWMPGADLYEGAMAAAREVARDGTIKAVLWHQGEHDSKAEADASSYLRRFSVMVATLREQLDAPFLPVIVGELGGYLSKRPDFPHYRIVNAELRRVPDAVPHSAFVNAEGLTDKGDSLHYDARSLRVFGERYADAYRRLQDDP; encoded by the coding sequence ATGGACATCTTTCTCTTAATGGGGCAGTCGAACATGGCCGGCCGCGGGCTCCTGGAAGACGTGGAGCCCATCCGCGACGAGCGCATCCGCGTTTTTCAGGACGGCACCTGGGCCATCGCGGAAGAGCCCCTGCACCACGACCGCCCCACCGCCGGCATCGGCCTGGCCATGAGCTTCGCCCGCACGGTGCTCGACGCCCCCCCCGGCACGGCCATCGGCCTCGTGCCGCGGGCCGTGGGCTCCACTCCGCTCGAACGGTGGATGCCCGGCGCCGACCTCTATGAAGGTGCCATGGCCGCCGCCCGCGAGGTCGCCCGGGACGGCACCATCAAGGCCGTGCTGTGGCACCAGGGAGAGCACGACTCCAAGGCCGAAGCCGACGCTTCCAGCTACCTCCGGCGGTTCAGCGTCATGGTAGCCACGTTACGAGAACAACTCGACGCCCCTTTCCTGCCGGTAATCGTGGGTGAGCTGGGCGGCTATCTTTCGAAACGTCCCGATTTCCCGCACTACCGGATCGTGAACGCGGAACTGCGCAGGGTCCCGGACGCCGTCCCCCACAGCGCCTTCGTCAACGCCGAGGGCCTCACCGACAAGGGCGACAGCCTGCACTACGACGCCCGATCGTTAAGAGTTTTCGGAGAGCGGTACGCTGACGCCTACCGGCGGCTGCAAGATGATCCGTGA
- a CDS encoding ornithine cyclodeaminase family protein: MANGILYLSNDDVKRLLDLGAAIDIVKSALQDHSAGRVGWSVPEDLAVKPEQGWQYWVTGCSLDVAAGFRFRAIKAAGGSRDPSRQPQGPRRILILSDREGGEVSAIMDEDWCHSVRTGAAATVACQSLSRQGASVMAMLGVGDTASATVPVMARAFDLSEVRVLSRRPETREAFAREVGEALDLNVIPCDTAPQALDGADLVVSATTTSEPFVKQEWISPGAFVYSIGKHQELENAAYKGMGKFVVDSWAQCKKKSDIDRMLKEGFLTRDDVYAEIPDVLSGAVAGREDDRERIFMRAIGLVNQDISLAAWLYKKALEEGVGTRLPY; this comes from the coding sequence ATGGCCAACGGAATCCTCTATCTGTCCAACGACGACGTCAAGCGGCTGCTCGACCTGGGCGCGGCCATCGACATCGTCAAGTCGGCGCTCCAGGACCACAGCGCCGGACGCGTGGGCTGGTCCGTGCCCGAGGACTTGGCGGTGAAGCCCGAGCAAGGCTGGCAGTACTGGGTCACCGGCTGCTCGCTGGACGTCGCGGCCGGCTTTCGTTTCCGCGCCATCAAGGCCGCGGGCGGCAGCCGCGACCCGTCGCGGCAGCCTCAGGGCCCCCGGCGCATCCTCATCCTGAGCGACCGCGAGGGGGGCGAGGTCAGCGCCATCATGGACGAGGACTGGTGCCATTCGGTCAGGACCGGCGCCGCCGCCACCGTGGCCTGCCAGAGCCTCTCGCGCCAGGGCGCGTCGGTGATGGCCATGCTCGGCGTCGGCGACACCGCCAGCGCCACCGTGCCGGTCATGGCGCGCGCCTTCGATCTCTCCGAGGTGCGGGTGCTGTCCCGCCGCCCCGAGACTCGCGAGGCCTTTGCACGGGAGGTGGGCGAAGCGCTGGATCTGAACGTCATCCCCTGCGACACCGCGCCGCAGGCGCTGGACGGCGCGGACCTGGTGGTTTCCGCCACCACCACATCCGAGCCCTTCGTCAAGCAGGAATGGATCAGCCCCGGGGCCTTCGTCTACTCCATCGGCAAGCACCAGGAACTGGAGAACGCCGCCTACAAAGGTATGGGCAAGTTCGTGGTGGACAGTTGGGCCCAGTGCAAGAAGAAGTCGGATATCGACCGGATGCTCAAGGAAGGCTTCCTCACGCGAGACGACGTCTACGCTGAGATCCCGGACGTCCTGTCGGGCGCGGTCGCCGGCCGGGAAGATGACCGGGAACGAATCTTCATGCGCGCCATCGGTCTGGTGAACCAGGACATCTCGCTGGCCGCGTGGCTCTACAAGAAGGCGCTGGAGGAAGGCGTCGGCACCCGGCTGCCGTATTGA
- a CDS encoding Xaa-Pro peptidase family protein: MIEAPFPQEEYETRHQELQRLMERDELDLIVASGRDNFWYFTGLVSYQFDHLMRPEICFIPREGKPFALVYGNNKTKAEALPWFGEVRSYVDVPFPREMLSELLNDMGYGSAKLGFELDDDQRLGFPVNYLTQLTEALPKAKIEDGSAALTDQRLYKSPREMDNMRKACDISVSAFDRILPDLKAGVTRREVAERLYIAMTQEGAHPRHPGFLMLNASTKYDDRRYEKGDRLIADFGACYEGYYGDITRQAVFGAPSADQIKEHALALHLIRECVKVMKPGTPIAEIPRVANVELERNGYPEVESPKRIGHGIGMARAEPPSISEAEVRNVEVGMVLAIEPKVRIPGASIHLEEDVFITADGAEPLTAGAERLYIIEQ; encoded by the coding sequence ATGATCGAAGCACCGTTTCCCCAGGAGGAGTACGAAACACGGCACCAAGAGCTGCAGCGGCTCATGGAGCGCGACGAGCTGGACCTCATCGTGGCCTCGGGCCGCGACAACTTCTGGTACTTCACCGGACTCGTCAGCTATCAGTTCGACCACCTGATGCGGCCCGAGATCTGCTTCATCCCCAGAGAGGGCAAGCCCTTCGCGCTGGTGTACGGCAACAACAAGACCAAGGCCGAGGCGCTGCCCTGGTTCGGCGAGGTGCGGAGCTACGTGGACGTGCCCTTTCCGCGGGAGATGCTGAGCGAGCTCCTGAACGACATGGGCTACGGCTCCGCCAAGCTGGGTTTCGAGCTGGACGACGACCAGCGGCTGGGCTTCCCGGTCAACTATCTCACCCAGCTCACCGAGGCGTTGCCCAAGGCCAAGATAGAGGACGGTTCCGCGGCCCTCACCGACCAGCGCCTCTACAAGAGCCCGCGGGAGATGGACAACATGCGCAAGGCCTGCGACATCTCGGTAAGCGCCTTCGACCGCATCCTGCCGGACCTGAAGGCCGGAGTCACCCGCCGGGAGGTGGCCGAGCGCCTCTACATCGCCATGACCCAGGAAGGCGCCCATCCGCGCCATCCCGGCTTCCTCATGCTGAATGCCTCCACCAAGTACGACGACCGCCGCTACGAGAAGGGCGACCGCCTGATCGCGGACTTCGGCGCCTGCTACGAGGGCTACTACGGCGACATCACCCGCCAGGCGGTCTTCGGCGCGCCGAGCGCGGATCAGATCAAGGAGCACGCGCTCGCGCTGCACCTGATCCGAGAGTGCGTCAAGGTCATGAAGCCGGGGACGCCCATCGCGGAGATCCCGCGGGTCGCCAACGTCGAGCTCGAGCGGAACGGCTACCCCGAGGTGGAAAGCCCCAAGCGCATCGGACACGGCATCGGCATGGCAAGGGCCGAACCCCCGTCCATCAGCGAAGCCGAGGTGCGGAACGTGGAGGTGGGCATGGTGCTCGCCATCGAGCCGAAGGTGCGCATCCCCGGGGCCTCCATCCACCTGGAAGAGGACGTGTTCATCACGGCGGACGGGGCCGAGCCCCTGACCGCCGGGGCCGAACGGCTTTACATCATCGAACAATGA
- the asnS gene encoding asparagine--tRNA ligase → MAKERIKDLLDHRSAGSDVTVEGWLRTVRHSKNVSFLDVSDGSCMAGIQAVAAPELDNYESEIGKLTTGSCVRVAGRLVESPGKGQRYEIQATGVEVVGHADEDYPLQKKRHSFEFLRTLGHLRMRTNTFGAVMRVRNAAAQAIHRAFQDRGFIHLHAPIITLSDCEGAGEMFRVSALDPDKAPRTESGGVDYSQDFFGKEARLTVSGQLEAEIAALALTNVYTFGPTFRSENSNTSRHLAEFWMVEPEMAFCDIQGNMDLAEAFLKDVTRDVLESCPEDMAFFNQRIDDTVLETLTNIVEQPFERMTYSEAVDILQGSDRDFEYPVSWGVNLQSEHERYLVEEHVGRPVIVIDYPKEIKAFYMYLNDDERTVAAMDVLVPKIGEIIGGSQREHRLAQLQQRIRECGLPEEEYWWYLELRRYGSAPHAGFGLGFERLVQFMTGMGNIRDVIPFPRVPGFAEF, encoded by the coding sequence ATGGCAAAGGAACGTATCAAAGACCTGCTCGACCACCGCTCCGCGGGCTCGGACGTGACCGTGGAGGGGTGGCTGCGCACCGTGCGCCACAGCAAGAACGTGTCGTTCCTCGACGTCTCGGACGGCTCGTGCATGGCCGGCATCCAGGCCGTGGCCGCGCCGGAGCTGGACAACTACGAGTCCGAGATCGGCAAACTCACCACCGGTAGCTGCGTGCGCGTCGCCGGACGGCTGGTGGAATCGCCGGGCAAGGGGCAGCGCTACGAGATCCAGGCGACAGGGGTGGAGGTGGTGGGCCACGCGGACGAGGACTATCCGCTTCAGAAGAAGCGCCACAGCTTCGAGTTCCTGCGCACCCTGGGCCACCTGCGCATGCGCACCAACACCTTCGGCGCGGTGATGCGGGTGCGGAACGCCGCCGCCCAGGCGATCCACCGGGCCTTTCAGGATCGCGGCTTCATCCACCTCCATGCCCCCATCATCACGCTTTCGGACTGCGAGGGCGCCGGCGAGATGTTCCGGGTCTCGGCGTTGGATCCGGACAAGGCGCCGCGAACCGAGTCGGGCGGCGTGGACTACTCCCAGGACTTCTTCGGCAAGGAGGCGCGGCTCACGGTGTCGGGCCAGCTCGAAGCGGAGATCGCCGCCCTGGCCCTGACCAACGTCTACACCTTCGGACCCACCTTCCGCTCCGAGAATTCCAACACCAGCCGGCACTTGGCGGAGTTCTGGATGGTGGAGCCGGAGATGGCCTTCTGCGACATCCAGGGAAACATGGATTTGGCCGAGGCGTTCCTCAAGGACGTCACCAGGGACGTGCTGGAAAGCTGCCCGGAGGACATGGCCTTCTTCAACCAGCGCATCGACGACACGGTGCTGGAGACCCTCACGAACATCGTGGAACAGCCCTTCGAGCGCATGACCTACAGCGAGGCGGTGGACATCCTCCAGGGCTCCGACCGCGATTTCGAGTACCCGGTGTCGTGGGGCGTCAACCTGCAGAGCGAGCACGAACGCTACCTCGTCGAAGAGCACGTGGGCCGGCCGGTCATCGTCATCGACTATCCCAAGGAAATCAAGGCGTTCTACATGTACCTCAACGACGACGAGCGCACCGTGGCGGCCATGGACGTGCTCGTGCCCAAGATCGGCGAGATCATCGGCGGCTCGCAGCGGGAGCACCGCCTGGCGCAGCTCCAGCAGCGGATCCGGGAGTGCGGCCTGCCCGAAGAGGAGTACTGGTGGTACCTGGAGCTGCGGCGCTACGGCTCGGCGCCCCACGCGGGTTTCGGACTGGGATTCGAGCGCCTGGTGCAGTTCATGACCGGCATGGGGAACATCCGCGACGTCATCCCCTTCCCCCGTGTCCCCGGATTCGCCGAGTTCTGA
- a CDS encoding sulfite exporter TauE/SafE family protein, with amino-acid sequence MPELFLILVTFVASTTAAVVGLGGGILLISVMPGLIPTFAIIPVHGMVQIFSNLTRTLFGLRHVVWTLFAPFVVGAVLGASLGSLLLVDISSDYLPLIIGCFILLITWAPAVRTVPRIPGKFGIVGAVQTFLSLFVGVVGPLNMPFLIREGLSRDRLVITHSTQMTAVHIIKVSTFFLLGFTFAPYLYLIGGMILSATLGSWVGTRWRARVPEALFRKILKWVVTLLALRMIVGVGL; translated from the coding sequence ATGCCCGAGCTCTTCCTCATCCTCGTGACCTTCGTCGCCTCCACCACCGCCGCGGTGGTGGGCCTCGGCGGCGGCATCCTGCTCATCTCGGTCATGCCCGGGCTGATCCCGACGTTCGCCATCATCCCGGTGCACGGGATGGTGCAGATCTTCAGCAACCTCACGCGCACGCTGTTCGGCTTGCGCCACGTGGTGTGGACGCTGTTCGCGCCCTTTGTGGTGGGCGCGGTGCTGGGGGCGTCCCTGGGCTCGCTGCTGCTGGTGGACATCAGCTCCGACTACCTGCCGCTGATCATCGGCTGCTTCATTCTCCTGATTACGTGGGCCCCGGCGGTCCGAACCGTGCCGCGGATACCCGGCAAGTTCGGCATCGTCGGCGCGGTACAGACCTTTCTGTCGCTGTTCGTGGGCGTCGTCGGCCCCCTGAACATGCCCTTCCTGATCCGCGAGGGGCTGTCCCGGGACCGTCTGGTCATCACGCACTCCACCCAGATGACGGCGGTGCACATCATCAAGGTGTCGACTTTCTTCTTGCTTGGATTCACCTTTGCGCCGTACCTTTACCTGATCGGCGGCATGATCCTGAGCGCGACCCTGGGTTCCTGGGTCGGCACCCGCTGGCGCGCCCGGGTCCCCGAGGCCCTGTTCCGCAAGATCCTCAAGTGGGTCGTCACGCTGCTGGCGCTACGGATGATCGTGGGCGTAGGGCTATAG
- a CDS encoding fumarylacetoacetate hydrolase family protein, with product MRWCRFHNDNKTVFGFIDDTDTVNVIGGSPFENYTVTGETHALSEIKLLAPVVPPTFYAAGVNYREHVTFAAQVRDEEPVFPPKPDVGYRAVNALAADGDAIVIPHDASEKVQYEGELVAVIGRACRNVSEDEALDYVFGYTIGNDVSERTWQRSDRTLWRAKNTDTFKPMGPWIVTDLDPDDLHVTITLNDRVVGEYDVKDAIFSVASYISAMSRYLTLVPGDILWMGTDGATENMKDGDAVAVDISHIGTLRNPVVREKGPAAS from the coding sequence ATGAGGTGGTGCAGATTCCACAACGACAACAAGACGGTGTTCGGCTTCATCGACGACACGGACACCGTCAACGTCATCGGGGGCAGCCCCTTCGAAAACTACACCGTCACCGGCGAGACTCATGCTCTGAGCGAGATCAAGTTGCTGGCGCCGGTGGTGCCGCCGACCTTCTACGCCGCCGGCGTCAACTACCGCGAGCACGTCACCTTCGCCGCACAGGTCCGCGACGAGGAGCCGGTGTTTCCGCCCAAGCCCGACGTGGGCTACCGGGCGGTCAACGCGCTGGCGGCTGACGGAGACGCCATCGTCATTCCCCATGACGCCTCGGAGAAGGTGCAGTACGAGGGCGAGCTGGTGGCGGTCATCGGCCGTGCCTGCCGCAACGTTTCCGAGGACGAGGCGCTGGACTACGTGTTCGGCTACACCATCGGCAACGACGTGAGCGAACGCACCTGGCAACGGTCCGACCGGACCCTGTGGCGCGCCAAGAACACCGACACGTTCAAGCCCATGGGTCCGTGGATCGTTACCGACCTCGACCCCGACGACCTGCACGTCACCATCACCCTGAACGACCGGGTGGTGGGTGAGTACGACGTGAAGGACGCCATCTTCAGCGTGGCCAGCTACATCAGCGCCATGAGCCGCTACCTGACCCTGGTGCCCGGAGACATTCTGTGGATGGGCACGGACGGGGCCACCGAGAACATGAAGGACGGCGACGCGGTGGCCGTCGACATCAGCCACATCGGCACGCTGCGCAATCCGGTGGTGCGGGAGAAAGGCCCGGCGGCCTCCTGA